The sequence below is a genomic window from Papio anubis isolate 15944 chromosome X, Panubis1.0, whole genome shotgun sequence.
ATGAAGTCCAAAGAGAAACGAGCGGTAAACAATCTCAGCATGGAAAATACCaaccaagaaaatgaagaaaaggaagaaaaggagcaaGTTGCTAATAAAGGGGAGCCCTTGGCCCTCCCTTTGGATGCTGGTGAATACTGTGTGCCTAGAGGAAATCGTAGGCGGTTCCGCGTTAGGCAGCCCATCCTGCAGTATAGATGGGATATGATGCATAGGCTTGGAGAACCACAGGCAAGGATTAGGGAAGAGAATATGGAAAGGATTGGGGAGGAGGTGAGACAGCTGATGGAAAAGCTGAGGGAAAAGCAGTTGAGTCATAGTCTGCGGGCAGTCAGCACTGACCCCCCGCACCATGACCATCACGATGAGTTTTGCCTTATGCCCTGAATCCTGATGGTTTCCCTAAAGTTATTAGGGAGACAGACCCCTGCTTTCGAAATTTACATGTTCATGATGTGCCCTTGTTGTAAACCTTTACCTGTCACTTGTTTACGTGGGTCTCCTATTACCAGCTTCTAATTGAATATTGTGTTTTTGAACCAGTCTGTAAGATTTTTGTTAGCAGAAGAATTTTACCTATTGCATGGAAAGATGCTCATTATATATTGTGAAGTTAATAAAGCAGCTTTAAAAACAatctctatattctttttttgtttaaaaaattatattaatctaCTTAATACATGAAAAGTACTGAAATTAAATATACCAAAGGATTAATATAGGAACTCATTCTATTGGATGggttaatgtattttttatattttctgtaatttaagaagaattggaaacatttttaaataacctttgAAAGCAGTAGAgtcacttaataaatacttgctgatcagcactactcacaatagcaaagacatggaatcaacataaatgtccatcagtgagagactggataaagaaaaatgtacatcatggaatattatgcagccataaaaataaagaaatcatgtcttttgtgggaatatggatagagctggaggctattatccttagcaaactaatgcaggaacagaaaaccaaatactgtgtgttctcatttataagtgggagctaaatgaaaactcatgaacacaaaAAAGGGAACAACACACTGGGATCTGTAGGGGTGGagagtgggaagaggaagaggaacctaaaagataactattgggtgctgtgcttaatacctgggtgatgaaataatctgtacaacaacccccCAACCTGCCCCCGGCCCATGACAGGaattcacctatgtaacaaacattcacatgtaccctggaacctaaaagtttttttaaaaaaagaaaaaaaaatacttgctgaTCAAATTTGGATCTCTTAGCCAGGTAAATAAACCCAGGACCTTGTATAAATTGGGGGTGGCATTTCCTTCACATGACTGGAATGAGGTCATTTGTGTGAGACCTGTGTTTACCTGTTTTTTCTCCCATCCACACCTATTATGCAAGACTCCCATCCTCAGATTTTCCCTTCAGATATTTAGCAGAGTGCTCAAAGTAGGTCTCACTAGTCCGGCATACCTCCTGTTCTCAGGATTAAGATGTCTGTTGGTCATGCTATGATTTCTTCCTGACGAGGCAGGCACTTAAccaaagtaaaattaataatgaCTGAGTCAGGAGCTCTGCGTTTTTGTCTTGGTTCAGtttttaaacaagtaaataaCTTTAGACGTGTAACTTAGATTACTTGCCATTCCTAAAGGAACACTGGGTTCATTTAGTAATGTCACAGTGTTTCCAAAACTATGCTAATCTGCCACCTGTGTGAGAATCACCAGGGGACTTTCTTGAAAATGTGGATTCATACACATTATTagtcgccaccatgcctggctaattttttgtgttttttagtagacacggggtttcaccatgttagccaggatggtctcgatctcctgaccccgtgatccgcccaccttggcctcccaaagtgctgggattacaggcgtgagccactgcacctggccagtatcAATTCTTAAAAGCCATAATAACTTGTAGAATATAAAGGTGAATATCTGAATTCAGTTCAGGGAAGCATTAAAATGTAAAGGATGAGATCATGAAAAAAGCATTAGATTTATTacataacaatttgaattttgttatcttttgtgGGATATTAGGTGATTTCTTTTGTActcaattgtatttttcttaacatggattatgttaaaaagaaatacaagctaACAACAGATCCAGATCCAAAGAACTATTCAGTGAGCTTACAAAAGCAAATGAAGCACATAAAAATTCCCATTGACAGAACTGAGATATGCAAATTTCATGTTAGCCTTGGATAGAGTGTTCATGCCTTAGTGTAATTATCCCTCCTATGGAGTGTAGGTAAAATCACTGTCTTACTTTTAATCAATAGAACACAGCAAAAGTGACAGGATGTCACTTCTGTGATCATGTTACAGAAGATTGTGATTGTCATCGTGCTAGCAGATTCCttgtctctcttccttccttcttcctcccacttGCTGGCTTTGATGAAACAAGCTGCCATGTTGGAGAGGCACATATAGCAAGGAATTGAGAGTGTTCGCCAGCCAACAgccagtgaggaactgaggccctcaGTCTAATAGTCCTCAAGGAATTGAATCCTGCCAAAACAACAAAGGTGAGTTTGGAATCAGATTCTTGCCCAGCTTAGTCTTCAGATAAAACTGTGGCCCAGGCTAACATCTTGATTACAGCCTTCTAAAAGACTCTGAGGTGG
It includes:
- the BEX1 gene encoding protein BEX1, with amino-acid sequence MKSKEKRAVNNLSMENTNQENEEKEEKEQVANKGEPLALPLDAGEYCVPRGNRRRFRVRQPILQYRWDMMHRLGEPQARIREENMERIGEEVRQLMEKLREKQLSHSLRAVSTDPPHHDHHDEFCLMP